A single Tenacibaculum sp. Bg11-29 DNA region contains:
- a CDS encoding aminotransferase class V-fold PLP-dependent enzyme, translating to MFNVDKIRADFPILKREIHGKNLVYFDNGATSQTPQIVIDAIVDYYSNYNANIHRGVHTLSQEATDKYEEARIKIQQHFNAKHSYEVILTSGTTDSINIVASGFGTILKAGDEVIVSSLEHHSNIVPWQMLCEKTGAVLKVIPMDEDGSLRMDIYHELLNNKTKIVFCNHVSNALGTINPIEEIIHAAHKFGAYVLIDGAQAVPHIKPDVQELDVDFYVASAHKMCGPTGVGMLYGKEELLNMLPPYQGGGEMIETVTFEKTTYAGLPHKFEAGTPNICGGIAFGAAIDYMNSIGFESIAKQENELLAYGTQELEKIEGLRIYGTTNKASVISFNLEGIHPYDVGSILDKLGVAVRTGHHCAQPIMNFYCIPGTVRASFAFYNTKEEIDVLVAAVKKAKMMLS from the coding sequence ATGTTTAATGTAGATAAAATTAGAGCTGATTTTCCTATTCTTAAGAGAGAGATTCATGGAAAAAATTTAGTGTATTTTGATAACGGTGCAACTTCGCAAACACCGCAAATTGTAATTGATGCGATTGTAGATTATTATTCTAATTACAATGCAAATATTCATAGAGGTGTACATACACTAAGTCAAGAAGCTACTGATAAGTATGAAGAGGCTCGTATTAAGATTCAACAGCATTTTAACGCAAAACATTCGTATGAGGTTATCTTAACTTCAGGAACAACAGATAGTATTAATATTGTAGCTTCAGGTTTTGGAACTATTTTAAAAGCAGGAGATGAGGTAATTGTTTCTTCTTTAGAGCATCATTCTAATATTGTTCCTTGGCAAATGCTTTGTGAAAAAACAGGAGCGGTATTAAAGGTGATACCTATGGATGAAGATGGTTCATTACGAATGGATATATATCATGAATTACTAAATAATAAAACCAAAATAGTATTCTGTAACCATGTATCTAACGCATTAGGAACCATAAACCCTATTGAAGAAATTATTCATGCAGCGCACAAATTTGGAGCTTATGTTTTAATTGATGGAGCACAAGCAGTACCACATATAAAACCAGATGTTCAAGAATTAGATGTTGATTTTTACGTAGCATCTGCGCATAAAATGTGTGGGCCAACAGGTGTTGGTATGTTATATGGTAAAGAAGAATTACTTAATATGTTACCACCATATCAAGGAGGAGGTGAAATGATTGAAACCGTAACTTTTGAGAAAACAACCTATGCAGGTTTACCTCATAAGTTTGAAGCAGGAACCCCAAATATTTGTGGAGGAATCGCTTTTGGTGCAGCGATAGATTATATGAATTCGATAGGTTTTGAAAGTATAGCGAAACAGGAGAACGAATTATTAGCGTACGGAACACAAGAGTTAGAAAAAATAGAAGGATTAAGAATTTACGGAACAACGAATAAAGCATCTGTAATTTCTTTTAATTTAGAAGGAATACATCCTTATGATGTAGGATCGATATTAGATAAATTAGGGGTTGCAGTTCGTACTGGTCATCATTGTGCACAACCTATTATGAATTTTTACTGTATACCTGGTACAGTGAGAGCATCGTTTGCTTTTTACAATACAAAAGAAGAAATTGATGTTTTAGTAGCAGCAGTAAAAAAAGCAAAAATGATGTTGAGTTAA
- the speD gene encoding adenosylmethionine decarboxylase, with protein MKKSLGYQTTVDFYDCDATIIDSVTSIKSILEKAAMIMNLSVVNTTIHEFSPIGISGVIVIKESHIAIHTWPEHNYVALDFFTCNKSFDLEEGIVWIQEQFKSKKLEKNSSQRGFLDKIE; from the coding sequence ATGAAGAAGAGTTTAGGTTATCAAACGACCGTTGATTTTTATGATTGCGATGCTACAATTATAGATTCAGTTACGTCGATAAAAAGTATTTTAGAAAAAGCTGCTATGATTATGAATCTGTCTGTGGTTAACACAACAATTCATGAATTTTCTCCAATTGGTATTAGCGGCGTAATCGTAATTAAAGAAAGCCATATAGCAATACATACTTGGCCAGAACACAATTATGTAGCTTTAGATTTTTTTACTTGTAATAAATCTTTTGATTTAGAGGAAGGTATTGTTTGGATACAAGAGCAATTTAAATCTAAAAAATTAGAAAAGAATTCAAGTCAGAGAGGTTTTCTAGACAAAATTGAATAA